A stretch of Natronococcus sp. CG52 DNA encodes these proteins:
- a CDS encoding ABC transporter permease: protein MGLLRYTTYRFIQAIPVLIGISILTFILANLTPGDPVRLMVQGQEVTPEQIERIEAQYGLDRPLHERYLDYMAGLVQGDMGYSFHRNRSVSELIASRIGPTLLLILSAYVFALITSIPLGILAAKRRNEPFDHVSRIIALIGVSTPSFWIGIMLILIFAVQLGWLPSAGLVYPWWSPEVYGHSGYLEHFYQTIRYLLLPMVALGTLQMATLMRVERTQMIESLQGEYVKLARAYGVPERTILRKHAFQVAQLPIITIVGLNLSTALGGAVLTEFVFNINGLGRLFYEAIIQLDYQLIMGITMVIATMFVIGVIITDIAYAYIDPRVTYGEAE from the coding sequence ATGGGACTACTTCGCTACACAACCTATCGATTCATCCAAGCAATCCCGGTCCTGATCGGTATCTCTATCCTTACATTCATCCTCGCGAACCTGACACCGGGGGATCCGGTCAGACTCATGGTACAAGGCCAGGAGGTCACTCCGGAACAGATCGAGCGAATTGAGGCACAGTACGGCCTCGATAGGCCGCTTCACGAACGGTACCTCGACTATATGGCGGGACTGGTACAGGGAGATATGGGCTACAGCTTCCACCGAAATCGGTCCGTCTCGGAGCTGATCGCCAGTCGAATCGGACCGACGCTGCTGCTCATCCTATCGGCGTACGTGTTCGCGCTCATCACCTCGATCCCGCTGGGAATCCTCGCCGCGAAGCGGCGCAACGAGCCGTTCGATCACGTCTCCCGGATCATCGCGCTGATCGGCGTGAGCACGCCGTCGTTCTGGATCGGAATCATGTTGATCCTGATCTTCGCCGTCCAGCTCGGCTGGCTCCCGTCGGCGGGGCTCGTCTACCCGTGGTGGTCGCCGGAGGTCTACGGCCACAGCGGCTACCTCGAGCACTTCTACCAGACTATCCGATACCTGCTGTTGCCGATGGTCGCGCTGGGAACGCTGCAGATGGCGACGCTAATGCGCGTCGAACGCACCCAGATGATCGAGTCGTTACAGGGCGAGTACGTCAAGCTCGCCCGGGCGTACGGCGTGCCCGAGCGAACGATCCTCCGAAAGCACGCGTTTCAGGTCGCCCAGTTGCCGATCATCACGATCGTCGGACTCAACCTGTCGACGGCGCTCGGCGGCGCCGTCCTCACCGAGTTCGTCTTCAACATCAACGGACTCGGACGGTTGTTCTACGAGGCGATCATCCAGCTGGACTACCAGCTTATCATGGGCATCACGATGGTTATTGCAACAATGTTCGTTATCGGCGTCATTATCACAGATATCGCGTACGCGTACATCGATCCGCGCGTCACGTACGGCGAGGCTGAGTAA
- a CDS encoding ABC transporter substrate-binding protein translates to MANNQQLWARRRVLATGGAVSAATIAGCIGGNGDDDGNGDDEVADISEYQHDREEPDDEEAARQSELEFLQPADPDEDYDPVVSFDSYSMQVANLVFDGLYEWDDELNLEPKIADGMPEEEDDGETYFFDIQEGIEFHNGDEVTASDVAHSFTAPVEEETQNAATYGMIESAEPVDDYQLEVTLEHPYGPFTMSTMAVPVVPEAVRTEDTEAFNTDPVGSGPFQFAEFQPGEYVELERWDDYWDEPQPYVQRIRFEAAPDDANRVAQVLAGDTDVIDTVPATEWDEVDGADGVRIHGSRSPSYMYLAFNCNEGETTDPDVRRAVGHSFSMREFVNEHLGPAADPLSSPIPEVTNESGGWEFPMDEWEDEMPEYDPDQAQELLEGAGVPDDWEPRIIAPEGGPREQLAERIGSRLSEIGYGADVQGMSFATLVDTYNTGNVDDYEMYLLGWTGGPDPDVYYYNLFHESQAGVGQGHFYEGEGDFHDNILNARESADQDERRDLYVDVTEEIIEYLPVLPAYSEHNTMAAREEVKDLHAHPSVSYNPRIVSDYQNTWIDE, encoded by the coding sequence ATGGCAAACAACCAGCAATTATGGGCCCGACGGCGAGTTCTCGCCACGGGTGGTGCAGTTTCCGCAGCAACCATTGCAGGGTGCATCGGGGGGAACGGAGACGACGACGGTAACGGCGACGACGAGGTCGCAGACATCAGCGAGTACCAGCACGATCGGGAAGAGCCGGACGACGAGGAAGCCGCCCGGCAGAGTGAACTCGAGTTCCTGCAGCCGGCGGATCCGGACGAGGACTACGATCCCGTCGTCTCCTTCGACTCGTACAGTATGCAGGTCGCGAACCTGGTATTCGACGGCCTCTACGAGTGGGACGACGAACTCAACCTCGAGCCGAAGATCGCAGATGGGATGCCCGAAGAGGAGGACGACGGCGAGACGTACTTCTTCGACATTCAGGAGGGAATCGAGTTCCACAACGGTGACGAGGTCACCGCCAGCGACGTCGCCCACTCCTTTACGGCACCGGTCGAGGAGGAAACCCAGAACGCGGCGACGTACGGGATGATCGAGTCGGCCGAACCGGTCGACGACTACCAGCTCGAGGTCACCCTCGAGCACCCGTACGGTCCGTTTACGATGTCGACGATGGCGGTCCCGGTCGTCCCCGAAGCGGTCCGGACCGAAGACACCGAGGCCTTCAACACGGACCCGGTCGGCTCCGGTCCGTTCCAGTTTGCCGAGTTCCAGCCCGGCGAGTACGTCGAACTCGAGCGGTGGGACGACTACTGGGACGAACCGCAGCCGTACGTCCAGCGGATCCGCTTCGAAGCGGCACCGGACGACGCCAACCGCGTCGCCCAGGTCCTCGCAGGGGACACAGACGTCATCGACACCGTTCCGGCGACCGAGTGGGACGAAGTGGACGGAGCGGACGGCGTCCGTATCCACGGAAGCCGGAGCCCCTCGTACATGTACCTCGCGTTCAACTGCAACGAGGGTGAGACGACCGATCCGGACGTCAGACGCGCCGTCGGTCACTCGTTCTCGATGCGCGAGTTCGTCAACGAGCACCTCGGACCCGCCGCTGACCCGCTGTCGAGCCCCATCCCGGAGGTCACGAACGAGTCGGGTGGCTGGGAGTTCCCGATGGACGAGTGGGAAGACGAGATGCCCGAGTACGACCCCGATCAGGCTCAAGAACTCCTCGAGGGTGCCGGCGTCCCGGACGACTGGGAGCCGCGGATCATCGCCCCGGAGGGCGGTCCGCGGGAGCAACTGGCCGAGCGGATCGGCTCGCGACTGAGCGAGATCGGCTACGGTGCGGACGTACAGGGGATGTCGTTCGCGACGCTCGTCGACACGTACAACACCGGTAACGTCGACGACTACGAGATGTACCTGCTCGGCTGGACCGGCGGTCCGGACCCGGACGTGTACTACTACAACCTGTTCCACGAGAGTCAGGCCGGAGTCGGCCAGGGCCACTTCTACGAGGGAGAGGGCGACTTCCACGACAACATCCTGAACGCCCGAGAGAGCGCCGACCAGGACGAACGGCGCGATCTGTACGTCGACGTCACCGAGGAGATCATCGAGTATCTCCCGGTGCTTCCGGCCTACTCCGAACACAACACGATGGCGGCCCGTGAGGAGGTCAAAGACCTCCACGCCCACCCCTCGGTGAGCTACAATCCGCGCATCGTCTCCGACTACCAGAACACCTGGATCGACGAGTAA
- a CDS encoding PPC domain-containing DNA-binding protein, with the protein MNYRAVETVDEYVARLETGADWRAEIESLADEVDADAGWFSALGAVQDVELWFYDQDECEYYPIEFDEPLEVASCVGNVSLLEGERFAHTHAVLSDPDGTTYAGHLNEATVWAGEVHLRVFEEPLEREYDETTELDLWL; encoded by the coding sequence ATGAACTATCGAGCCGTCGAAACCGTAGACGAGTACGTCGCTCGCCTCGAGACGGGAGCAGACTGGCGTGCAGAGATCGAATCGCTCGCGGACGAGGTCGACGCCGACGCCGGCTGGTTTAGCGCGCTCGGAGCGGTCCAGGACGTCGAACTGTGGTTCTACGACCAGGACGAGTGCGAGTACTATCCGATCGAGTTCGACGAACCGCTCGAGGTCGCCAGCTGCGTCGGCAACGTTTCCCTGCTCGAGGGGGAGCGCTTTGCACACACTCACGCGGTCCTTTCCGATCCCGACGGCACCACCTACGCCGGCCACCTGAACGAAGCGACGGTGTGGGCGGGCGAGGTCCACCTGCGCGTCTTCGAGGAGCCTCTCGAGCGCGAGTACGACGAGACGACCGAACTCGACCTCTGGCTCTGA
- a CDS encoding DNA polymerase II large subunit: MREADERYFHRLESQLDDAFDVAERAKERGGDPVPEVEIPVAKDMADRVENILGIDGVAERVRELEGQMSREEAALELAEDFAEGRVGDYETKAGKVEGAVRTAVALLTEGVVAAPIEGIDKVEILENDDGTEFVNVYYAGPIRSAGGTAQALSVLVADYTRALVGIEQYDARSEEVERYAEEVGLYDKETGLQYTPKDKETKFIAKHLPIMLDGEATGDEEVSGFRDLERVDTNNARGGMCLVMAEGIALKAPKIQRYTSALDEIDWPWLQDLIDGNYGGDEGADADADDSDESDADADAETEADEADPDASDEAAGPPRVEESTKFLRDLIAGRPVFSHPCANGGFRLRYGRARNHGFATAGVHPAAMHLVDDFLATGTQIKTERPGKAAGVVPVDSIEGPTVKLANGDVRRVDDPEEALEIRNGVEKILDLGEYLVNYGEFVENNHSLAPASYTYEWWMQDLEAAGADVQALRDDPRIDLEFPPAENALEWAREYDAPLHPEYTYLWHDLSVEDFCTLAEAVADGRITADGETLVLGRTDTVRAALERIVIEHRQREDRLEIDDWKPFVRSVGCEIRRTATDGASERSAGAADGPELDEPEIGLERTWADDDLSERARTWGHEMEGDNAIEAVNEVAPFAVRERAPTRVGNRMGRPEKSERRDLSPPVHTLFPIGEAGGAQRNVADAAKHAETMSDTPGVVELQIGRQRCESCGTETFENRCPDCGDRTTPDYRCPDCDSRIEPDEAGRVECGHCEVEATCVERREIDINEEYRDALESAGERENAFEILKGVKGLSSATKIPEPIEKGVLRAKHDVSSFKDGTVRYDMTDLPVTSVRASELDVDVGQFQALGYEEDIHGEPLTHEDQLVELKVQDIVLSNGAAEHMMQTAAFIDDLLEQYYGLEPFYELEDRQDLVGELVFGMAPHTSAATVGRVIGFTSAAVGYAHPYFHAAKRRNCDGDEDCVMLLMDGLLNFSESFLPDQRGGKMDAPLVMSSRIDPSEIDDEAHNMDIVSRYPREFYLATLEQADPEEVDIQIGEDTLGTDGEYTGFEHTHDTTDIAMGPDLSAYKTLGSMMEKMDAQLELSRKLAAVDETDVAERVIEYHFLPDLIGNLRAFSRQETRCLDCGEKFRRMPLTETCRECGGRVNLTVHQGSVNKYMQTAIEVADEYDCRTYTKQRLEVLERALESVFENDKNKQSGIEDFM, from the coding sequence ATGCGCGAGGCAGACGAACGCTACTTCCACCGACTCGAGTCCCAGTTGGACGATGCGTTCGACGTGGCCGAGCGGGCCAAAGAACGCGGCGGGGATCCCGTGCCCGAGGTCGAGATTCCGGTCGCGAAGGACATGGCCGACCGCGTCGAGAACATCCTCGGGATCGACGGCGTCGCCGAACGCGTCCGCGAACTCGAGGGCCAGATGAGCAGGGAGGAGGCGGCGCTCGAACTCGCGGAGGACTTCGCCGAGGGTCGAGTCGGTGACTACGAGACGAAAGCCGGCAAGGTCGAGGGGGCGGTCCGGACGGCCGTCGCACTGCTCACGGAGGGCGTCGTCGCCGCACCGATCGAGGGGATCGACAAGGTCGAGATCCTCGAGAACGACGACGGTACCGAGTTCGTCAACGTCTACTACGCCGGTCCGATCCGCTCGGCGGGCGGAACCGCCCAGGCGCTGTCGGTCCTCGTGGCGGACTACACCCGTGCGCTCGTCGGAATCGAGCAGTACGACGCCCGCAGCGAGGAGGTCGAACGCTACGCCGAGGAGGTCGGCCTCTACGACAAGGAGACGGGCCTGCAGTACACGCCGAAGGACAAGGAGACGAAGTTCATCGCCAAACACCTCCCGATCATGCTCGACGGGGAGGCGACGGGCGACGAGGAGGTCTCCGGCTTCCGCGACTTAGAGCGCGTCGACACCAACAACGCCCGCGGCGGGATGTGTCTCGTCATGGCCGAGGGGATCGCCCTCAAGGCGCCGAAGATCCAGCGCTACACGTCGGCTCTCGACGAGATCGACTGGCCCTGGCTGCAGGACCTCATCGACGGCAACTACGGCGGTGACGAGGGGGCGGACGCCGACGCGGACGACTCCGACGAGAGCGACGCCGACGCGGATGCGGAAACGGAAGCGGACGAAGCCGACCCCGATGCGAGCGACGAAGCGGCGGGACCGCCCCGGGTCGAGGAGTCGACGAAGTTCCTCCGCGACCTGATCGCGGGCCGACCGGTCTTCTCTCACCCCTGTGCCAACGGTGGGTTCCGGCTCCGGTACGGCCGAGCGCGCAATCACGGCTTCGCGACCGCCGGCGTCCACCCCGCCGCGATGCACCTGGTCGACGACTTCCTCGCGACCGGCACCCAGATCAAGACCGAGCGACCCGGGAAAGCGGCCGGCGTCGTCCCGGTCGATTCGATCGAAGGACCGACGGTCAAACTCGCCAACGGCGACGTCCGGCGGGTCGACGACCCCGAGGAAGCCCTCGAGATCAGAAACGGCGTCGAAAAGATCCTCGACCTCGGCGAGTACCTCGTCAACTACGGCGAGTTCGTCGAGAACAACCACTCGCTCGCGCCGGCGTCGTACACCTACGAGTGGTGGATGCAGGACCTCGAGGCTGCGGGCGCGGACGTTCAAGCGCTTCGGGACGACCCCCGGATCGACCTCGAGTTCCCGCCGGCCGAAAACGCCCTCGAGTGGGCCCGCGAGTACGACGCGCCCCTCCACCCCGAGTACACCTACCTCTGGCACGACCTCTCGGTCGAGGACTTTTGCACCCTCGCCGAGGCCGTCGCGGACGGCCGGATCACGGCCGACGGCGAGACGCTCGTCCTCGGGCGCACCGACACCGTCCGCGCTGCGCTCGAGCGGATCGTCATCGAACACCGCCAGCGAGAGGACCGCCTCGAGATCGACGACTGGAAACCGTTCGTTCGCTCCGTCGGCTGCGAGATTCGACGGACGGCGACCGACGGCGCCTCCGAGCGATCGGCCGGCGCCGCGGACGGCCCCGAACTCGACGAACCGGAAATCGGCCTCGAGCGAACCTGGGCCGACGACGACCTCTCCGAGCGCGCTCGGACCTGGGGGCACGAGATGGAGGGTGACAACGCAATCGAGGCGGTCAACGAGGTGGCTCCCTTCGCGGTCCGCGAACGCGCACCGACGCGAGTCGGGAACCGGATGGGCCGACCCGAGAAGTCCGAACGCCGGGATCTGAGCCCCCCGGTCCACACCCTCTTTCCGATCGGCGAGGCCGGCGGCGCACAGCGAAACGTCGCGGACGCGGCTAAACACGCCGAGACGATGTCGGACACGCCCGGCGTCGTCGAACTCCAGATCGGCCGCCAGCGGTGCGAGTCCTGCGGAACGGAGACGTTCGAGAACCGCTGTCCGGACTGCGGCGACCGAACGACGCCCGACTACCGCTGTCCGGACTGCGACAGCCGAATCGAACCCGACGAGGCCGGGCGCGTCGAGTGTGGCCACTGCGAGGTCGAGGCGACCTGCGTCGAGCGGCGCGAGATCGACATCAACGAGGAGTATCGCGACGCGCTCGAGTCGGCCGGTGAGCGGGAGAACGCCTTCGAGATCCTGAAGGGCGTCAAAGGGCTGTCCTCGGCGACCAAAATCCCCGAACCGATCGAGAAGGGTGTTCTGCGGGCGAAACACGACGTTTCGTCGTTCAAAGACGGCACCGTCCGTTACGACATGACCGACCTGCCCGTCACCTCGGTCCGGGCGAGCGAACTCGACGTCGACGTCGGCCAGTTCCAGGCGCTCGGCTACGAGGAGGACATCCACGGCGAACCCCTCACGCACGAGGATCAGCTGGTCGAACTCAAGGTTCAGGACATCGTCCTCTCGAACGGCGCGGCCGAGCACATGATGCAGACCGCCGCCTTCATCGACGACCTGCTCGAGCAGTACTACGGCCTCGAGCCGTTCTACGAACTCGAGGATCGCCAGGACCTGGTCGGCGAACTCGTCTTCGGGATGGCACCCCACACGAGTGCAGCTACTGTCGGAAGGGTGATAGGATTTACGAGCGCTGCGGTCGGATACGCACATCCGTACTTTCACGCCGCTAAGCGGCGTAATTGTGACGGAGACGAGGATTGCGTGATGCTTCTGATGGACGGCCTGTTGAACTTTAGTGAAAGCTTCTTGCCGGATCAACGAGGCGGGAAGATGGACGCACCCCTGGTCATGTCCTCGCGCATCGATCCCTCCGAGATCGACGACGAGGCGCACAACATGGACATCGTCTCGCGGTATCCGCGGGAGTTCTACCTCGCCACCCTCGAGCAGGCCGATCCCGAGGAAGTCGATATCCAGATCGGCGAAGATACCCTCGGAACCGACGGCGAGTACACCGGGTTCGAGCACACTCACGACACCACCGACATCGCGATGGGTCCCGATCTGTCGGCGTACAAGACGCTGGGATCGATGATGGAGAAGATGGACGCCCAGCTCGAGCTCTCGCGAAAGCTCGCGGCGGTCGACGAGACCGACGTCGCCGAGCGGGTCATCGAGTACCACTTCCTGCCGGATCTGATCGGCAATCTCCGGGCGTTCTCCCGACAGGAGACGCGGTGTCTCGACTGCGGGGAGAAGTTCCGTCGGATGCCCCTGACCGAGACCTGCCGGGAGTGTGGCGGCCGCGTGAACCTCACCGTCCACCAGGGATCGGTCAACAAGTACATGCAGACGGCGATCGAGGTCGCCGACGAGTACGACTGTCGAACGTATACGAAACAGCGCCTCGAAGTCTTAGAACGGGCGCTCGAGAGCGTCTTCGAGAACGACAAGAACAAACAGTCCGGAATCGAGGACTTCATGTAA
- a CDS encoding alkaline phosphatase → MSHDNCCSGGIAPDPDDIPSIATERRSFIKGVSALTGGAVLGGRAGADDEADDTGDDRVAECRNAIVFIHDGMGPTQVTGARYLKAYQEDSDQFPMNADPAETPLHMDRHEAHGTMTVFPDDPNEVVIDSAAGATSPGVIDCAASATGMGAGVKTYNGAIGGIRNEDGEFVPTETILEAARDAGLATGLVTTTRITHATPAAFAAHVPHRSMEDEIAEQYIEEADVDVLLGGGKAHFDPDQRDDGKDLLGAAEREGYRIVETAEELSDVDQMPVLGLFTEDDSHLNYYLDRQSGTTQPGLVGMTNKAIELLSRHDEGFFVMVEAGRVDHCGHKNDPAILDEQLEGDRAVGACLDFAQGDATAPTTVVTTADHECGGFSLGRDGIYNVDYEMIDALEASVTEGIVPAIDEEVESVTDLRRVMSEVAGIELEDVDRNHSEADTYRAIDLGPLYAEIPALRNMLNRQMLIGFTSHGHTGVDVPLYADGPNAEFFNRPRDNTDIADVMADALGIK, encoded by the coding sequence GTGTCACACGATAACTGTTGTAGTGGCGGTATCGCACCCGATCCGGACGACATTCCATCCATCGCGACCGAACGCCGGTCGTTCATCAAGGGAGTCAGTGCGTTAACCGGCGGCGCCGTACTCGGTGGCCGGGCGGGCGCCGACGACGAGGCGGACGATACAGGCGACGACCGGGTGGCGGAGTGCCGAAACGCGATCGTGTTCATCCACGACGGGATGGGGCCGACGCAGGTCACGGGCGCCCGGTACCTGAAGGCCTATCAGGAGGATTCCGACCAGTTCCCGATGAACGCCGATCCGGCGGAGACGCCGCTTCACATGGATCGTCACGAGGCCCACGGGACGATGACTGTCTTTCCGGACGATCCGAACGAGGTCGTCATCGACTCGGCGGCCGGAGCGACGAGTCCCGGCGTCATCGACTGCGCCGCGTCGGCCACCGGGATGGGCGCCGGCGTCAAGACGTACAACGGCGCGATCGGCGGTATCAGAAACGAGGACGGGGAGTTCGTCCCGACGGAGACGATCCTCGAGGCGGCGCGCGACGCGGGGCTCGCGACGGGACTGGTAACGACCACGCGGATCACTCACGCAACGCCGGCGGCGTTCGCGGCGCACGTCCCGCACCGATCGATGGAGGACGAGATCGCCGAACAGTACATCGAGGAGGCCGACGTCGACGTGCTCCTCGGCGGTGGGAAGGCCCACTTCGATCCGGACCAGCGTGACGACGGGAAGGACCTGCTCGGCGCCGCGGAGCGGGAGGGGTACCGGATCGTCGAAACGGCGGAGGAACTCTCCGACGTCGACCAGATGCCCGTTCTCGGACTGTTTACGGAGGACGACAGCCACCTGAACTACTATCTCGACCGGCAGTCCGGGACGACGCAGCCGGGGCTGGTCGGGATGACGAACAAGGCGATCGAGTTACTCTCCCGACACGACGAGGGCTTTTTCGTCATGGTCGAGGCGGGCCGCGTCGATCACTGCGGTCACAAGAACGATCCGGCGATTCTCGACGAGCAACTGGAGGGCGACCGAGCGGTCGGCGCCTGCCTGGACTTCGCACAGGGCGACGCGACGGCCCCGACGACCGTCGTGACGACCGCCGACCACGAGTGCGGCGGCTTCTCGCTCGGCCGGGACGGGATCTACAACGTCGACTACGAGATGATCGACGCGCTCGAGGCGAGCGTCACGGAGGGAATCGTGCCGGCGATCGACGAGGAGGTCGAGTCGGTCACGGACCTCCGGCGAGTCATGTCGGAGGTCGCGGGGATCGAACTCGAGGACGTGGATCGAAACCACTCCGAAGCAGATACGTATCGTGCGATCGATCTCGGGCCGCTCTACGCCGAAATTCCCGCACTGCGAAACATGCTCAACCGACAGATGCTGATCGGCTTCACCTCGCACGGTCACACCGGCGTCGACGTTCCGCTGTACGCCGACGGTCCGAACGCCGAATTCTTCAATCGACCGCGGGACAACACCGACATCGCCGACGTGATGGCCGACGCGCTGGGAATCAAGTAG
- a CDS encoding DUF7130 family rubredoxin-like protein, with amino-acid sequence MAEEQEPPHLGFGTKVYTEDGTKIGRIRGFDEEGFYVTAREGLEGMSVQHVRSGKNLGEAELMWRCLECGEMGNLDDELPENCPSCGAEREELYYWTED; translated from the coding sequence ATGGCCGAAGAGCAAGAACCACCGCATCTCGGATTCGGCACGAAAGTTTACACGGAAGACGGAACGAAGATTGGTCGTATTCGCGGCTTCGACGAGGAGGGGTTCTACGTAACGGCTCGGGAGGGTCTCGAGGGGATGAGCGTTCAGCACGTCCGCTCGGGCAAGAATCTCGGCGAGGCGGAGCTGATGTGGCGTTGCCTTGAGTGCGGCGAGATGGGCAACCTCGACGACGAACTCCCCGAGAACTGCCCGTCCTGCGGGGCCGAGCGAGAGGAGCTGTACTACTGGACCGAGGACTAG
- a CDS encoding ketopantoate reductase family protein produces MDIVVFGAGSLGTLVGAALAREHAVTLVGRADHVDAIRASGLSLEGELEATVNPRAATDGEGLAADLAIVTVKSFDTEAAADTLATGAFDVVLSLQNGMGNEETLAAGLEAPVLAGTASYGAMLREPGVVECTGVGEIVVGDRRGGRSRLAERVGDAFASSGLETIVTDEMPHRLWEKLAVNAGINAVTALTATNNGAVLETPANDIARAATRETARVARADGIRLSNREALAAMERVAVETAANASSMRQDVLADRRTEIDAINGYVVDRAADRGLEVPINRTLTTLVRAWERGRGYG; encoded by the coding sequence ATGGATATCGTCGTTTTCGGCGCCGGCAGCCTCGGGACTCTCGTCGGCGCCGCCCTCGCGCGTGAGCACGCGGTGACGCTCGTCGGACGCGCGGATCACGTCGACGCGATCCGCGCGAGCGGGCTCTCCCTCGAGGGTGAACTCGAGGCAACGGTCAACCCGCGGGCGGCGACCGACGGCGAGGGACTCGCCGCCGATCTCGCGATCGTCACCGTCAAATCGTTCGACACAGAGGCGGCCGCCGACACGCTCGCGACGGGGGCGTTCGACGTCGTCCTCTCGCTCCAGAACGGGATGGGAAACGAGGAGACGCTCGCTGCCGGGCTCGAGGCTCCCGTTCTCGCGGGGACGGCGTCTTACGGCGCGATGCTCCGGGAGCCGGGCGTCGTCGAGTGTACCGGAGTCGGCGAGATTGTGGTCGGCGACCGGCGAGGCGGTCGCTCGCGGCTCGCCGAGCGAGTCGGGGACGCGTTCGCGTCGAGCGGTCTCGAGACGATCGTCACCGACGAGATGCCACATCGGCTGTGGGAAAAGCTCGCCGTTAACGCCGGGATCAACGCCGTGACGGCGCTGACGGCGACGAACAACGGAGCCGTCCTCGAGACGCCGGCGAACGATATCGCCCGCGCCGCCACCCGCGAGACGGCACGCGTCGCTCGCGCGGACGGCATCCGGCTCTCGAACCGCGAGGCGCTCGCCGCGATGGAACGGGTCGCCGTGGAGACTGCCGCGAACGCGTCCTCGATGCGCCAGGACGTCCTCGCCGACCGTCGGACCGAAATTGACGCGATCAACGGCTACGTCGTCGATCGAGCGGCCGATCGGGGGCTCGAGGTCCCGATCAACCGTACGCTCACGACGCTCGTCCGCGCCTGGGAACGCGGCCGTGGGTACGGGTAA
- a CDS encoding NifU family protein yields the protein MSTETQDGDDLEDRVANFLRRNFPQIQMHGGSAAIQDLDRETGEVSIALGGACSGCGISPMTIQAIKSRMVKEIPEIEKVNAHTGMEGGDDAGGMSPSFPGETVDDGEADEGPEAPF from the coding sequence ATGAGCACCGAAACCCAGGACGGAGACGACCTCGAGGACCGCGTCGCGAACTTCCTGCGACGGAACTTCCCGCAGATTCAGATGCACGGCGGCAGCGCAGCGATCCAGGATCTCGACCGCGAGACCGGCGAGGTCTCGATCGCGCTCGGCGGCGCCTGCAGCGGCTGTGGGATCTCGCCGATGACGATCCAGGCGATCAAGAGTCGGATGGTCAAGGAGATCCCCGAGATCGAGAAGGTCAACGCCCACACCGGAATGGAGGGCGGCGACGACGCGGGCGGCATGAGTCCCTCGTTCCCCGGTGAAACCGTCGACGACGGCGAAGCGGACGAAGGCCCCGAAGCACCGTTCTAA
- a CDS encoding DUF5783 family protein, with the protein MAEFDPEKFEDKYANYFPELQQAYKNAFNRMNDRYDSEIVHAIDQQVLNESEPFYEGDGEFRVELPDDPYDRVTGVLVEEDRFEEVLEIHVEEIESELERVFGFA; encoded by the coding sequence ATGGCAGAGTTCGATCCCGAGAAGTTCGAAGACAAGTACGCCAACTACTTTCCCGAACTCCAGCAGGCGTACAAGAACGCGTTCAACCGGATGAACGACCGCTACGACTCCGAGATCGTCCACGCGATCGACCAGCAGGTGTTGAACGAGAGCGAGCCCTTCTACGAGGGGGACGGGGAGTTTCGCGTCGAACTCCCCGACGATCCGTACGACCGAGTGACCGGCGTCCTCGTCGAGGAGGACCGGTTCGAAGAAGTCCTGGAAATCCACGTCGAGGAGATCGAATCCGAACTCGAGCGCGTCTTCGGGTTTGCCTGA